A window of the Hypomesus transpacificus isolate Combined female chromosome 10, fHypTra1, whole genome shotgun sequence genome harbors these coding sequences:
- the LOC124472393 gene encoding LOW QUALITY PROTEIN: prostaglandin E2 receptor EP4 subtype-like (The sequence of the model RefSeq protein was modified relative to this genomic sequence to represent the inferred CDS: deleted 1 base in 1 codon), translating to MSAHLPTHSSVFPPLQLEFRSLVTSATMFAVGVLGNLIAIVVLCISKKEQKETTFYTLVCGMAITDLLGTCFTSPVVIATYVANRWPGGALLCHFFSFSMLFFASAGMSILCAMAVERYLAINHAYLYSRYVDRTMARFALMGTYLANLILCILPSFGFGQHVRHFPGTWCFVDWRATDPVSASYVFLYGGVMLLLIAVTVLCNFAVCRSLVGMSQKTRTVRAEVSAQGGSRRRFPRLPSVTVSSAAETQMFWLLILMTVVFLVCSIPLVVRIFVNQLYGPMADYRQDLVAIRLASFSPILDPWVYILCRKNLLVKGCERLKRAVGGRAGGQADTVPAVRGGRSTAPSSDHSNETSYASLHTSNNPPGQAPCRSVTDFTLRQAWDQDTARAGFHPFSVEQDAGGSFGPEGGPEGGPEGGPEGGSEGGPEGGPEGGSEGGSEGGSEGGPEGGPEGGPEGGSEGGSGRFP from the exons TGGAGTTCCGGTCCCTGGTCACCTCCGCCACAATGTTCGCCGTTGGGGTTCTGGGAAACCTGATTGCCATAGTGGTACTCTGTATATCCAAGAAGGAACAGAAGGAGACCACCTTCTACACGCTGGTCTGCGGAATGGCCATCACGGACCTGCTGGGCACCTGCTTCACGAGCCCCGTGGTCATCGCTACTTACGTTGCCAACAGGTGGCCAGGGGGCGCGCTCCTCTGCCATTTCTTCTCGTTCTCTATGCTGTTCTTTGCTTCGGCGGGCATGTCTATTCTCTGCGCTATGGCCGTAGAACGCTATCTGGCCATAAATCACGCCTATCTTTACTCACGGTACGTGGACCGGACCATGGCGCGGTTCGCGCTCATGGGCACGTACCTTGCCAACCTCATATTGTGTATCCTGCCCAGCTTCGGCTTTGGGCAGCACGTGAGGCACTTCCCCGGGACTTGGTGCTTCGTGGATTGGAGAGCCACGGATCCGGTTTCCGCCTCCTACGTGTTTCTGTACGGCGGGGTGATGTTGTTGCTGATCGCCGTGACCGTCCTCTGCAACTTTGCGGTGTGCCGATCGCTCGTGGGGATGAGCCAGAAGACGCGCACGGTGAGGGCGGAGGTGTCGGCGCAGGGCGGCTCGCGGCGCCGGTTCCCTAGGCTGCCCTCCGTTACCGTGTCCTCCGCGGCGGAGACCCAGATGTTTTGGCTACTAATCCTGATGACCGTCGTCTTCCTCGTGTGCTCCATCCCGTTAGTG GTGAGAATCTTCGTGAACCAGCTCTACGGCCCGATGGCAGACTACCGGCAGGACCTGGTGGCCATCCGCTTGGCCTCCTTCAGCCCCATCCTGGACCCCTGGGTCTATATCCTGTGTCGGAAGAACCTGCTGGTGAAGGGGTGCGAGCGACTGAAGAGGGcggtgggg ggcagggcgggggggCAGGCGGACACGGTGCCAGCTGTGCGGGGGGGGCGGAGCACGGCGCCATCGTCCGACCACAGCAACGAGACGAGCTACGCCTCGCTACACACAAGCAACAACCCTCCTGGCCAGGCTCCCTGCAGGTCGGTCACAGACTTCACCCTGCGGCAGGCCTGGGACCAGGACACGGCACGAGCCGGCTTCCACCCTTTCAGCGTGGAGCAGGACGCAGGCGGAAGCTTTGGGCCGGAGGGGGGGCCGGAGGGGGGGCCGGAGGGGGGGCCGGAGGGGGGGTCGGAGGGGGGGCCGGAGGGGGGGCCGGAGGGGGGGTCGGAGGGGGGGTCGGAGGGGGGGTCGGAGGGGGGGCCGGAGGGGGGGCCGGAGGGGGGGCCGGAGGGGGGGTCGGAGGGGGGGTCCGGCAGGTTCCCCTAG
- the LOC124473114 gene encoding uncharacterized protein LOC124473114 isoform X2, with protein sequence MAWKWLTYSDERNALFCFLCLAFSKPNDPSSFIGGMTDWRHVHQRIEEHERGMAHRQCAEAYVLNCSRASVDHLLEGRQLKGHREQVKKRRQVLERVVEVVRVLGKRGLSYRQEHNEAAYTLDINSLDHGNFLELIILLGKYDVCLKEHLSSVIEKSKQIHASGTQGRGSLITLLSKTTVDAVIDAIKHLIQESISADIKKAGMYSVQLDTTQDVTGREQCSVILRFVTDAVHERLVAVVQCSTTTGQSFVTLLTEVLESLQLDIGLCIGNATDGASNMQGQYRGFSALMASKNPTHQHVWCYAHVLNLVLSDTTHSVIESGSLFDLLNDIAVFIRDSYTRVSVWETESQDERHKRISTIGETRWWAKHHALRKVFGNFGRPDGGLFVEVVSTLSAIMKLKSLASNARNKARGYRDGLLRYETVLTAQLFLRVFEFTSPLSKYLQTGGMDILSAHRMVTTTHDSLTKIARDFPAVKDAADCFVHWANEKLEEQDDLDLEVEAALPQKRLKKKKVLPGEMAQDESLSDSEKAYEVNVHHQILDTAVEAMHHRFLTHGTLYADLSLLHPKNFPLIQTSGGALPVSALQELSKCLVVYDSRATVTDLQIELRNLAQQWDRLVQSQLDNYATNFIALLHICSCGLLEGHSTFSQPAALSPRGVPGMCISLVWTSQAFFKFVIFGVKDCLPLMWSSRVFFLFH encoded by the exons ATGGCATGGAAATGGCTGACTTATAGTGATGAACGTAatgctttattttgttttctttgccttGCTTTTAGCAAGCCCAATGACCCAAGTTCTTTCATTGGAGGCATGACAGACTGGAGGCATGTGCACCAAAGAATAGAGGAGCATGAGAGAGGCATGGCACATAGACAGTGTGCTGAGGCATATGTATTAAACTGCTCCAGAGCAAGTGTTGATCACCTCCTTGAGGGAAGACAGCTGAAAGGACACCGTGAGCAGGTGAAGAAGAGACGTCAGGTGTTGGAACGTGTGGTGGAGGTTGTGAGAGTCTTAGGGAAGAGAGGCTTAAGCTACAGGCAGGAGCACAATGAAGCTGCGTACACCTTGGACATCAACAGTCTCGACCATGGCAATTTCCTAGAACTTATTATATTGTTGGGGAAATATGatgtgtgtttaaaggagcaCCTCAGCAGTGTAATTGAGAAAAGCAAGCAGATCCATGCTTCAGGCACACAAGGCAGAGGCTCTCTCATTACCCTCCTGTCCAAAACAACTGTAGATGCAGTAATCGATGCTATCAAGCATTTAATTCAAGAGAGCATCTCAGCAGACATCAAAAAAGCCGGAATGTATTCTGTGCAGCTCGACACAACACAAGATgttacagggagagagcagtgttctGTGATTTTGAGGTTTGTGACGGATGCAGTCCATGAAAGGCTGGTTGCAGTCGTACAATGCAGCACAACTACAGGACAGTCGTTCGTGACGCTGTTAACAGAAGTCCTTGAGAGTCTGCAATTGGACATAGGCCTGTGCATTGGAAACGCCACAGATGGAGCCTCTAATATGCAGGGTCAATACAGAGGTTTCTCTGCATTAATGGCATCCAAAAACCCCACCCATCAGCATGTGTGGTGCTATGCACATGTCTTGAACCTTGTATTGTCCGATACCACCCATAGCGTCATTGAAAGTGGATCACTATTTGACCTGCTGAACGACATTGCCGTATTCATCAGGGACTCATAcacaagagtgagtgtgtgggagaccGAGAGCCAGGACGAGAGGCACAAACGCATCTCAACAATTGGAGAGACGAGATGGTGGGCTAAACATCATGCCCTGAGGAAAGTTTTTGGAAACTTTGGCAGACCTGATGGCGGCCTTTTTGTTGAAGTGGTGTCCACACTTTCTGCCATAATGAAGCTGAAGTCACTTGCATCAAATGCAAGAAACAAAGCCAGAGGATACAGAGACGGCTTACTTCGATACGAAACTGTGCTCACAGCTCAGTTATTCCTCCGGGTATTTGAGTTCACCTCACCACTGTCAAAATACCTACAGACCGGAGGAATGGACATCCTCTCTGCACATAGGATGGTCACCACAACACATGATTCACTTACAAAGATAGCAAGAGATTTCCCGGCCGTCAAAGATGCAGCTGACTGTTTTGTCCATTGGGCAAATGAAAAgctagaggagcaggatgatcTAGATTTGGAAGTGGAGGCAGCACTACctcagaaaaggctaaagaagaagaaagtcttGCCAGGAGAGATGGCCCAGGATGAAAGCCTCAGTGATTCAGAGAAGGCCTATGAGGTCAATGTTCACCACCAGATCCTGGATACAGCTGTTGAGGCCATGCACCACAGATTCCTCACTCATGGCACTCTGTATGCAGATTTATCCCTCCTACATCCCAAAAACTTCCCCCTCATCCAGACCAGTGGCGGTGCACTCCCTGTATCTGCACTTCAAGAACTCAGCAAGTGTCTAGTTGTGTATGACAGCAGGGCAACTGTTACAGATCTACAGATTGAACTCAGAAACTTGGCACAGCAATGGGACAGGCTGGTACAATCACAATTGGATAACTACGCAACT AATTTCATTGCCTTGCTACATATTTGTTCTTGTGGACTATTGGAGGGCCATTCAACATTTTCTCAACCA GCTGCCCTGTCCCCCAGGGGTGTTCCAGGGATGTGCATTTCATTGGTGTGGACTTCACAGGCATTCTTCAAATTT gTAATTTTTGGAGTGAAGGATTGCCTTCCCCTGATGTGGAGTTCACGTGTGTTCTTTTTGTTTCATT ag
- the LOC124473114 gene encoding uncharacterized protein LOC124473114 isoform X1, translated as MAWKWLTYSDERNALFCFLCLAFSKPNDPSSFIGGMTDWRHVHQRIEEHERGMAHRQCAEAYVLNCSRASVDHLLEGRQLKGHREQVKKRRQVLERVVEVVRVLGKRGLSYRQEHNEAAYTLDINSLDHGNFLELIILLGKYDVCLKEHLSSVIEKSKQIHASGTQGRGSLITLLSKTTVDAVIDAIKHLIQESISADIKKAGMYSVQLDTTQDVTGREQCSVILRFVTDAVHERLVAVVQCSTTTGQSFVTLLTEVLESLQLDIGLCIGNATDGASNMQGQYRGFSALMASKNPTHQHVWCYAHVLNLVLSDTTHSVIESGSLFDLLNDIAVFIRDSYTRVSVWETESQDERHKRISTIGETRWWAKHHALRKVFGNFGRPDGGLFVEVVSTLSAIMKLKSLASNARNKARGYRDGLLRYETVLTAQLFLRVFEFTSPLSKYLQTGGMDILSAHRMVTTTHDSLTKIARDFPAVKDAADCFVHWANEKLEEQDDLDLEVEAALPQKRLKKKKVLPGEMAQDESLSDSEKAYEVNVHHQILDTAVEAMHHRFLTHGTLYADLSLLHPKNFPLIQTSGGALPVSALQELSKCLVVYDSRATVTDLQIELRNLAQQWDRLVQSQLDNYATKAVEEESDGQEEMEIISKTCVSCKECPLCCYKILLRFNMLTHAYPLLGLAYKFLLTLSITQVACERSFSTLRYIKNRLRSCLSASKLEAFMLMAIEKDVLVSLETDTVIDRVAEKSESMKKLLL; from the coding sequence ATGGCATGGAAATGGCTGACTTATAGTGATGAACGTAatgctttattttgttttctttgccttGCTTTTAGCAAGCCCAATGACCCAAGTTCTTTCATTGGAGGCATGACAGACTGGAGGCATGTGCACCAAAGAATAGAGGAGCATGAGAGAGGCATGGCACATAGACAGTGTGCTGAGGCATATGTATTAAACTGCTCCAGAGCAAGTGTTGATCACCTCCTTGAGGGAAGACAGCTGAAAGGACACCGTGAGCAGGTGAAGAAGAGACGTCAGGTGTTGGAACGTGTGGTGGAGGTTGTGAGAGTCTTAGGGAAGAGAGGCTTAAGCTACAGGCAGGAGCACAATGAAGCTGCGTACACCTTGGACATCAACAGTCTCGACCATGGCAATTTCCTAGAACTTATTATATTGTTGGGGAAATATGatgtgtgtttaaaggagcaCCTCAGCAGTGTAATTGAGAAAAGCAAGCAGATCCATGCTTCAGGCACACAAGGCAGAGGCTCTCTCATTACCCTCCTGTCCAAAACAACTGTAGATGCAGTAATCGATGCTATCAAGCATTTAATTCAAGAGAGCATCTCAGCAGACATCAAAAAAGCCGGAATGTATTCTGTGCAGCTCGACACAACACAAGATgttacagggagagagcagtgttctGTGATTTTGAGGTTTGTGACGGATGCAGTCCATGAAAGGCTGGTTGCAGTCGTACAATGCAGCACAACTACAGGACAGTCGTTCGTGACGCTGTTAACAGAAGTCCTTGAGAGTCTGCAATTGGACATAGGCCTGTGCATTGGAAACGCCACAGATGGAGCCTCTAATATGCAGGGTCAATACAGAGGTTTCTCTGCATTAATGGCATCCAAAAACCCCACCCATCAGCATGTGTGGTGCTATGCACATGTCTTGAACCTTGTATTGTCCGATACCACCCATAGCGTCATTGAAAGTGGATCACTATTTGACCTGCTGAACGACATTGCCGTATTCATCAGGGACTCATAcacaagagtgagtgtgtgggagaccGAGAGCCAGGACGAGAGGCACAAACGCATCTCAACAATTGGAGAGACGAGATGGTGGGCTAAACATCATGCCCTGAGGAAAGTTTTTGGAAACTTTGGCAGACCTGATGGCGGCCTTTTTGTTGAAGTGGTGTCCACACTTTCTGCCATAATGAAGCTGAAGTCACTTGCATCAAATGCAAGAAACAAAGCCAGAGGATACAGAGACGGCTTACTTCGATACGAAACTGTGCTCACAGCTCAGTTATTCCTCCGGGTATTTGAGTTCACCTCACCACTGTCAAAATACCTACAGACCGGAGGAATGGACATCCTCTCTGCACATAGGATGGTCACCACAACACATGATTCACTTACAAAGATAGCAAGAGATTTCCCGGCCGTCAAAGATGCAGCTGACTGTTTTGTCCATTGGGCAAATGAAAAgctagaggagcaggatgatcTAGATTTGGAAGTGGAGGCAGCACTACctcagaaaaggctaaagaagaagaaagtcttGCCAGGAGAGATGGCCCAGGATGAAAGCCTCAGTGATTCAGAGAAGGCCTATGAGGTCAATGTTCACCACCAGATCCTGGATACAGCTGTTGAGGCCATGCACCACAGATTCCTCACTCATGGCACTCTGTATGCAGATTTATCCCTCCTACATCCCAAAAACTTCCCCCTCATCCAGACCAGTGGCGGTGCACTCCCTGTATCTGCACTTCAAGAACTCAGCAAGTGTCTAGTTGTGTATGACAGCAGGGCAACTGTTACAGATCTACAGATTGAACTCAGAAACTTGGCACAGCAATGGGACAGGCTGGTACAATCACAATTGGATAACTACGCAACTaaagcagttgaagaggaatcaGATGGCCAAGAAGAGATGGAAATAATAAGCAAAACCTGTGTGTCTTGCAAAGAGTGCCCCCTGTGCTGCTACAAAATCCTTCTCAGGTTTAACATGCTGACTCACGCATATCCGCTACTTGGGTTGGCATACAAGTTTCTGCTAACCCTGTCAATAACTCAGGTAGCCTGTGAGCGGTCATTTTCCACCCTTCGCTACATCAAAAACCGACTGAGGagttgcctgtctgccagcaaaCTGGAAGCCTTCATGTTGATGGCCATTGAAAAGGATGTCCTTGTGTCCCTTGAAACTGACACAGTGATTGACAGAGTTGCAGAGAAGAGCGAATCAATGAAGAAACTGCTTTTATAA